The following are encoded together in the Bradyrhizobium sp. CCGUVB1N3 genome:
- a CDS encoding flavin reductase family protein produces MSEIQSIAAIEFRQAMRNVASGVAIVATGTALQRRGLTVSSITSICIEPQCLLVGINNSSGTHDAILANGSFGVSLLAIDHRDIALRFAGRDGSKGLQRFVTRQSPISAFVFSCPQWDF; encoded by the coding sequence ATGAGCGAAATTCAATCCATCGCGGCGATCGAGTTTCGCCAAGCCATGCGAAATGTGGCCAGCGGTGTTGCGATCGTGGCGACAGGAACGGCACTTCAACGTCGCGGTTTAACGGTCAGTTCTATCACTTCGATTTGCATAGAGCCCCAATGTTTGCTGGTCGGCATCAATAACAGTTCCGGGACTCACGATGCGATACTTGCGAACGGCAGTTTTGGCGTGAGCCTTCTTGCTATTGATCATCGGGACATCGCTCTGCGGTTTGCCGGCCGAGATGGCTCCAAAGGTCTCCAACGGTTCGTCACGAGGCAATCGCCCATCTCGGCATTTGTGTTTTCATGTCCTCAGTGGGATTTTTGA
- the trpC gene encoding indole-3-glycerol phosphate synthase TrpC, with amino-acid sequence MIESDILTKIETYKREEIAAARRELPRAELDARARRAPSPRSFVSAINKKRASGSYALIAELKRASPSRGLIRSDFHPPSLARSYEAGGAACLSVLTDKPSFMGDLDYMDTARSATNLPVLRKDFIFDTYQVIEARAHGADCILLIMAALDDGAARDLEAAALTYGMDVLIEVHDRAELERALKLRSQMIGINNRNLRTFVTNLKTSETLAPLVPKDRLIVSESGICAFTDLTRLSRAGISTFLVGENLMRQSDLTAATRALLSPNQAAATWANQ; translated from the coding sequence ATGATCGAATCCGACATTCTGACGAAGATCGAGACATATAAGCGCGAAGAGATCGCAGCTGCCAGACGCGAGCTTCCGCGTGCTGAGCTCGACGCGCGCGCACGGCGTGCGCCTTCTCCGCGCAGCTTTGTCAGCGCAATCAACAAGAAGCGCGCTTCAGGTAGCTATGCCCTCATCGCCGAGCTCAAGAGAGCGTCGCCGTCGAGGGGGCTCATTCGCTCTGACTTTCATCCGCCGTCGCTTGCCAGATCGTATGAAGCAGGAGGCGCCGCCTGCCTCTCGGTCTTGACGGACAAACCATCTTTCATGGGTGACCTTGATTATATGGACACGGCGCGCTCGGCCACAAACCTGCCGGTCTTGCGCAAGGACTTCATTTTCGACACTTATCAGGTGATCGAGGCTCGCGCCCATGGCGCCGACTGCATTCTGCTGATTATGGCCGCGCTGGACGACGGGGCTGCCCGCGACCTCGAGGCTGCGGCCTTAACGTACGGCATGGACGTCTTGATCGAGGTCCATGACCGCGCAGAGCTCGAGCGCGCCCTCAAGCTTCGCTCGCAGATGATTGGCATCAATAACCGCAACCTGCGCACGTTCGTGACAAACCTTAAGACAAGTGAAACCCTGGCGCCACTCGTCCCGAAGGATCGTCTGATCGTCAGTGAAAGCGGCATCTGCGCGTTCACTGATCTGACGCGGCTCTCGCGAGCCGGCATCTCGACCTTCCTTGTGGGCGAAAATCTCATGCGTCAGTCTGACTTGACAGCAGCAACTCGCGCTCTGCTTTCACCAAACCAGGCGGCAGCGACCTGGGCGAACCAATGA
- a CDS encoding tyrosine-type recombinase/integrase, whose amino-acid sequence MTTWPDPERQLIARYLAGLSLRHADSRASYRQVLNSFQDVAECHAELGKDVLVAWLQTLSDHWMATTLLNRTRIIDRFLDHLLNIGAIERNPVTASCEACNIKRCRPVWRALASHDPEQALAELRQPKPFGSMLGGIMAEHVALMRNRGYKYTSQPAWFLRFDRFLQLNPALQDEPVEVMLEHWKKAKTTLNHAAECEKLERILARVLRHKNPSLPPRRPNPRPQKELAKQWRKPYIYTPTDVRQMLDIARSYPSQRAPLRAPSLHAMLLLAYCAGLRRGELARLDLGDVDFHAGTITIRQTKFYKMRILPLPDSAIAELRAYLDLRRQAGAPQDPHSALFWHEGRNARYTKQVIALLLVDVIRRAGLKPPEGRTGPRLHDLRHSMVVHRILEWYRSGINPHDRLPFLATYLGHKDIHSTLVYITVTQDLLHLANERFRAVGAPCLDLGQEVRP is encoded by the coding sequence ATGACAACATGGCCCGATCCCGAGCGGCAGTTGATCGCGCGCTATCTGGCAGGGCTTAGCCTGCGACACGCCGACAGCCGCGCCTCTTACAGGCAGGTGCTGAACAGCTTCCAGGACGTCGCTGAATGCCATGCCGAGCTCGGCAAGGATGTTCTGGTGGCTTGGCTGCAGACATTGTCCGACCATTGGATGGCGACGACGCTGCTGAACCGCACCCGCATCATCGATCGGTTCCTCGATCACCTTCTGAACATCGGAGCGATCGAGCGCAATCCCGTCACCGCCTCGTGCGAGGCATGCAATATCAAGCGATGTCGGCCGGTCTGGCGCGCACTAGCGTCGCATGACCCCGAACAGGCCCTTGCCGAACTCCGCCAGCCCAAGCCGTTCGGCAGCATGCTGGGCGGGATCATGGCCGAGCACGTCGCGCTGATGCGCAACAGAGGATACAAATACACCTCGCAGCCCGCATGGTTCTTGCGGTTCGATCGGTTCCTGCAGTTGAATCCTGCGTTGCAGGATGAGCCGGTCGAGGTGATGCTGGAGCATTGGAAGAAGGCAAAAACCACACTCAATCACGCTGCGGAATGTGAGAAACTGGAGCGGATCCTTGCGAGGGTCCTGCGTCATAAGAATCCGTCGCTCCCGCCGCGCCGCCCGAACCCGCGTCCGCAGAAGGAATTAGCGAAACAGTGGCGCAAGCCTTACATCTATACGCCGACCGACGTGCGGCAGATGCTCGATATTGCCCGTTCCTATCCTTCGCAACGGGCCCCGCTGCGTGCACCGAGCCTCCATGCCATGCTCCTACTGGCCTATTGCGCAGGGCTTCGGCGTGGCGAACTTGCCCGTCTCGATCTTGGTGACGTCGACTTCCACGCCGGCACAATCACAATCCGGCAAACTAAGTTCTACAAGATGAGGATACTGCCGTTGCCCGACAGCGCAATCGCCGAGCTTCGGGCTTATCTCGATTTGCGGCGGCAGGCCGGTGCACCGCAGGACCCGCACTCCGCCCTGTTCTGGCACGAGGGGCGCAACGCCCGCTACACAAAGCAGGTCATCGCCTTGTTGCTCGTCGACGTGATCCGTCGAGCGGGGCTGAAGCCGCCAGAAGGGCGAACGGGTCCCCGTCTTCATGACCTGCGCCACTCAATGGTCGTGCACCGTATCCTCGAATGGTACCGCTCGGGCATCAATCCGCATGACCGGCTGCCGTTCCTCGCGACATATCTCGGCCATAAGGATATCCACTCCACCCTCGTCTACATCACTGTTACACAAGACCTGCTGCATCTTGCGAACGAGCGGTTTAGGGCCGTAGGCGCGCCATGCCTCGATCTGGGGCAGGAGGTGCGGCCATGA
- a CDS encoding type IV toxin-antitoxin system AbiEi family antitoxin domain-containing protein produces the protein MTGSKGQLLNQLDKLLPEGLLVDSAWLKRHGYSAQLQNLYVKSGWLEQPARGVFRRPRGALSWQQVVISLQTILNYSPLVVGGRTSLELQGYAHYLPQSTTRVHLYGPKAPPNWVQKLPLPVKFVYHNDRRLFKSEPVAKGISSVRWNVETGKMLDVTAFRGGDVAQLNWGQWDWPLTLSTPERAFFELLDELPNNESFEQVDALLGGLANLRPDRLQKLLQDCGSVKVKRLFFYFADRHEHAWLKRLSKEGVDLGQGKRMLVRGGVLDPTYQITVPGDLDGVR, from the coding sequence ATGACTGGATCAAAAGGCCAACTTCTAAACCAGCTCGACAAGCTTCTCCCGGAGGGGCTGCTGGTGGATTCGGCCTGGCTAAAACGCCATGGCTACTCCGCCCAGCTTCAAAATCTGTATGTGAAGTCAGGCTGGCTTGAGCAGCCGGCCCGTGGTGTCTTCCGGCGGCCGCGCGGAGCCCTAAGCTGGCAACAGGTCGTTATATCGCTCCAGACGATCCTCAACTATTCGCCGCTCGTAGTTGGCGGCCGGACGTCGCTCGAATTGCAAGGCTATGCGCACTACCTTCCGCAATCGACGACGCGCGTTCATCTCTACGGACCAAAGGCACCACCCAACTGGGTTCAAAAGCTGCCGCTGCCCGTCAAGTTCGTCTACCACAACGACCGGCGGCTCTTCAAAAGCGAACCCGTCGCAAAAGGCATAAGCAGCGTCCGCTGGAATGTCGAAACGGGGAAGATGCTCGACGTCACGGCCTTTCGCGGAGGGGACGTCGCTCAACTGAATTGGGGACAGTGGGATTGGCCATTGACCTTATCGACACCGGAGCGCGCGTTCTTCGAACTGCTCGACGAATTGCCCAACAATGAAAGTTTCGAGCAAGTCGATGCTCTGCTTGGTGGCCTCGCCAATCTTCGGCCGGATCGCCTGCAAAAGCTCCTGCAAGATTGCGGGAGCGTGAAGGTCAAACGCCTGTTCTTTTACTTTGCCGACCGCCACGAGCATGCCTGGCTCAAGCGCCTCAGCAAGGAAGGCGTCGATCTCGGCCAAGGCAAACGCATGCTCGTGAGAGGTGGCGTCCTCGATCCTACCTATCAGATAACCGTCCCCGGAGACCTCGATGGCGTTCGCTGA
- a CDS encoding H-NS family nucleoid-associated regulatory protein gives MKFREWQIAMKMNDLKSMSVDELWSLHEKVSAALAQRITAEKVKLEERLRTIGRGDKLARPGRERRPYPPVRPKYRNPKNPEQTWSGRGKPPRWLSPQLRAGRKLDDFLIDRSARKRRHKASQAG, from the coding sequence ATGAAATTTCGAGAATGGCAGATCGCAATGAAGATGAATGACCTGAAGTCGATGAGTGTCGACGAGCTGTGGAGTCTCCACGAGAAGGTGTCTGCAGCTCTCGCTCAACGGATTACTGCGGAAAAGGTCAAACTAGAGGAGCGGCTGCGAACCATCGGAAGGGGCGATAAGCTCGCCCGGCCAGGCCGTGAGCGTCGGCCCTACCCGCCTGTGCGGCCAAAGTATAGAAATCCGAAGAACCCGGAGCAAACTTGGTCGGGGCGCGGGAAACCACCGCGATGGCTCAGCCCGCAACTTCGTGCCGGCCGGAAGTTGGATGATTTCCTTATCGACCGATCTGCT
- a CDS encoding nucleotidyl transferase AbiEii/AbiGii toxin family protein: MAFADVYKRQVALLLRVLPFVTEEECFALKGGTAINLFVRNMPRLSVDIDLTYVPVAPRAESLADIDAAMKRIVGKIKEKIPGAQVHETQREGAIVKLVVRSQNVQIKIEVTPVLRGCVFEPVLTSVRPAGEEEFGFAEARTVSFADLYAGKIVAALDRQHPRDLFDVRDLLANEGITDEIRKAFIVYLLSHDRPMSEVLASPQKDIRDEFLHGFEGMTDKPVSKDELIAARKKLVDEIVGKMPDDHRKFLVSFERGQPDWDLLGVPGAANLPAVKWRQQNLGKLSEDKRESYAEFWVTR, encoded by the coding sequence ATGGCGTTCGCTGACGTTTACAAGAGACAGGTCGCGCTCCTGCTGCGCGTTCTTCCGTTCGTCACGGAGGAGGAGTGCTTCGCCCTGAAAGGTGGCACAGCGATCAATCTGTTTGTTCGCAACATGCCACGCCTCTCGGTCGACATCGATCTCACCTATGTTCCTGTTGCGCCGCGCGCTGAATCTCTTGCCGACATTGACGCGGCGATGAAGCGCATCGTCGGCAAGATCAAAGAGAAAATCCCCGGCGCGCAGGTCCACGAGACCCAGAGAGAGGGGGCCATCGTCAAACTTGTCGTTCGTTCCCAGAACGTCCAGATCAAAATTGAAGTCACGCCGGTACTGCGTGGATGCGTCTTCGAGCCCGTTCTCACCTCGGTGCGTCCCGCCGGTGAGGAAGAGTTTGGGTTTGCAGAGGCCCGCACGGTCTCCTTCGCCGACCTCTATGCCGGAAAAATCGTCGCGGCTTTGGATCGGCAGCATCCGCGCGATCTATTCGATGTTCGCGATCTTCTGGCCAATGAAGGCATCACGGATGAGATCCGTAAGGCGTTCATTGTTTATCTATTAAGTCACGATCGCCCGATGTCCGAGGTGCTTGCATCGCCCCAGAAGGATATTAGAGACGAATTCCTTCACGGGTTTGAAGGTATGACCGACAAGCCAGTCTCAAAGGACGAACTGATTGCCGCGCGCAAGAAGCTCGTTGATGAGATCGTCGGCAAGATGCCGGACGATCACCGAAAATTCCTGGTGTCGTTCGAACGCGGGCAACCGGATTGGGATCTCCTCGGCGTGCCTGGCGCGGCTAATCTCCCGGCCGTCAAATGGCGCCAGCAGAACCTTGGCAAGCTTTCGGAGGACAAGCGGGAGAGCTATGCAGAATTTTGGGTGACGAGGTGA
- the tnpB gene encoding IS66 family insertion sequence element accessory protein TnpB (TnpB, as the term is used for proteins encoded by IS66 family insertion elements, is considered an accessory protein, since TnpC, encoded by a neighboring gene, is a DDE family transposase.), which translates to MIPVPTGARVWLATGHTDMRRGFPSLALQVQEVLRKDPLSGHLFVFRGRRSDLVKMIWHDGQGACLFTKRLERGRFIWPSVAGESVTISPAQLSYLLSGIDWRNPQETQRPTRVG; encoded by the coding sequence ATGATCCCGGTTCCGACAGGGGCGCGAGTGTGGCTCGCGACAGGCCACACGGATATGCGCAGAGGCTTTCCGTCGTTGGCGCTCCAAGTGCAGGAGGTGCTGCGCAAAGACCCGCTCAGCGGTCATCTGTTCGTCTTCCGCGGTCGGCGCAGCGATCTTGTGAAGATGATCTGGCACGATGGCCAAGGCGCCTGCTTGTTCACCAAAAGACTCGAGAGAGGAAGGTTCATCTGGCCATCGGTAGCCGGTGAATCGGTGACAATCTCGCCGGCGCAGCTGAGCTATTTGCTGTCCGGGATCGACTGGCGCAACCCTCAAGAAACCCAGCGTCCGACGCGAGTCGGATAG
- a CDS encoding site-specific integrase, protein MNKANAFPDLMRAFFYEWLVEQRNASIHTVRSYRDTWRLFLRFVAQRTEKKVAVITLADLTADGVAAFLGHAEHDRGGTIGTRNCRLAAIRSFFNFVATKDPASIAQCVEILHIPVKRAPVSEPCYLDPAEVAAILAQPDRSTLEGIRDHALLSFLYNSGARIQEALDLCPGAIRFDSPSCVRLTGKGRKERICPLWPETVLLLKKLLERQPRALDQRLFVNRYSEPLSASGVRFKLAAYVKAAAETTPTLRTKHVTPHSFRHATAVHLVSAGVDVTVIRSWLGHVSLDTTNHYARANLETKRKALEQVSAPESVRHPPSWKRDTSLLAWLDTL, encoded by the coding sequence ATGAACAAGGCGAACGCGTTCCCGGATTTGATGCGTGCGTTCTTCTACGAATGGCTCGTCGAGCAACGCAATGCATCGATCCACACGGTCCGGTCCTATCGTGACACCTGGCGGCTGTTCCTGCGGTTCGTCGCACAGCGCACGGAAAAGAAGGTGGCGGTGATCACACTGGCCGATCTGACTGCCGACGGGGTGGCTGCCTTCCTCGGTCACGCCGAGCACGACCGCGGCGGTACGATCGGCACGCGCAACTGCAGGCTTGCCGCGATCCGCAGCTTCTTCAACTTCGTCGCGACCAAGGACCCCGCATCGATCGCTCAGTGCGTGGAAATCCTTCACATCCCGGTCAAGCGGGCGCCGGTATCGGAACCCTGTTATCTGGACCCGGCGGAGGTAGCAGCGATCCTTGCCCAGCCGGACCGCTCCACGCTCGAAGGCATACGCGATCACGCACTGCTCTCGTTCCTCTACAACAGCGGGGCACGGATACAGGAGGCTCTCGATCTGTGTCCCGGGGCGATCCGGTTCGATAGCCCAAGTTGCGTTCGTCTTACCGGCAAGGGCCGCAAGGAACGCATCTGCCCACTCTGGCCGGAAACCGTGCTGTTGCTGAAAAAGCTGCTGGAGCGACAGCCGCGTGCATTGGACCAGCGGCTGTTCGTCAACCGCTATAGCGAGCCGCTCAGCGCATCCGGCGTTCGGTTCAAGCTTGCTGCCTACGTGAAGGCGGCGGCCGAAACCACACCAACGTTGCGGACTAAGCATGTGACGCCGCACAGCTTCCGACACGCCACCGCCGTACACCTCGTCTCGGCGGGAGTCGACGTCACCGTTATCCGTAGCTGGCTTGGTCATGTGAGCCTCGACACCACCAATCACTATGCCAGGGCCAATCTGGAAACGAAGCGAAAGGCGCTGGAACAGGTCAGTGCTCCGGAATCGGTACGACATCCCCCGTCATGGAAGCGGGATACGAGCCTGCTCGCCTGGCTCGACACGCTCTGA
- the trpD gene encoding anthranilate phosphoribosyltransferase — protein sequence MMDLRVIMGKVASGVPLGYQEMAEAFDSMLSGKATPAQMGGLLLALRVRGETVEEIAGAVSAMRGRMRPVNVPPDSVDIAGTGGDGSGSVNVSTCASFIVAGAGIPVAKHGNRALSSRSGSADVLASLGVKIDLEPDEVARCVRDAGIGFMFAPTHHPAMKNVNATQVELATRTIFNLLGPLCNPAGVKRQMIGVFSRRWVKPLAEVSKSLGAESVWVVHGCDGLDEITLTGPTSVAALEKGEIRSFEMTPEEAGLPLCGKEELKGGDPDANAIALQSVLEGMRGPYRDVALLNAAAAIIVAGRATTLKEGVAVARASLDSGAAAARLKHLVAISNAK from the coding sequence GTGATGGATCTAAGGGTAATCATGGGCAAAGTCGCTAGCGGCGTCCCCTTGGGCTACCAGGAAATGGCCGAGGCGTTCGACAGTATGCTGTCGGGCAAGGCGACGCCCGCGCAGATGGGCGGGTTGTTGCTGGCGCTGAGGGTGCGCGGCGAGACAGTGGAAGAAATTGCCGGCGCGGTTTCCGCGATGCGCGGCAGAATGCGACCGGTCAATGTACCGCCCGATTCCGTCGACATTGCGGGCACAGGCGGTGATGGTTCCGGCTCGGTCAACGTCTCGACATGCGCCTCTTTCATTGTCGCGGGCGCCGGCATTCCTGTCGCCAAGCACGGAAACCGCGCGCTGTCCTCACGCTCAGGCTCCGCCGACGTACTGGCATCGCTCGGAGTAAAGATCGATTTGGAGCCAGATGAAGTCGCCCGCTGTGTCCGGGATGCCGGGATCGGGTTCATGTTTGCGCCGACCCATCATCCGGCAATGAAAAACGTGAACGCGACCCAGGTCGAACTCGCGACCCGCACAATCTTTAATCTCCTCGGACCGCTCTGCAATCCTGCCGGCGTCAAGCGGCAGATGATCGGGGTGTTCTCGCGCCGATGGGTGAAGCCTCTAGCGGAGGTCTCCAAGAGCCTCGGTGCGGAATCGGTGTGGGTGGTGCACGGCTGCGATGGACTTGACGAGATCACGCTCACCGGCCCCACCTCTGTCGCCGCGCTGGAGAAGGGCGAGATTCGCAGCTTCGAGATGACGCCGGAAGAAGCCGGGCTCCCTCTCTGCGGAAAGGAGGAACTGAAGGGCGGAGATCCCGATGCGAACGCGATTGCACTGCAGAGCGTGCTGGAGGGCATGCGAGGCCCATATCGGGATGTTGCTCTCCTGAACGCAGCAGCGGCCATTATAGTAGCCGGTCGGGCCACAACGTTGAAGGAGGGCGTGGCCGTCGCGCGGGCATCACTTGATAGTGGCGCCGCCGCCGCCCGCTTGAAGCATCTGGTTGCAATTTCCAACGCCAAATAG
- a CDS encoding transposase, with the protein MISAPPAGPCSSSSVRAMRTLPRSRLSVPQAGRAICASDKLSWSQIGWAKLLASTDVAKLHRYRDMRWLGNVGRGWHAVDHFGVSADAFFLHVVFIFRWSELALRSIDMRPLNSVEHVEQASASERRSVTRYPCAEGPCLIDASAADPRGNPRGSAMTISRAEVITSIERRRRWSQDEKERLVAASLEPGTTVSEVARMAGLHVSQLFRWRKELCHHGDTSIARLVPVEIGPSVPPRDVAEAPMTTAPAHRRSSQGIIEIDLGSGHRIRVDGDVDGDALRRVLDALVRR; encoded by the coding sequence ATGATCAGTGCCCCGCCTGCGGGACCATGTTCAAGTTCGAGCGTTCGCGCTATGCGGACATTGCCGCGCTCTCGGCTCTCGGTTCCCCAGGCCGGCCGAGCAATTTGTGCTTCGGATAAGCTATCTTGGTCGCAGATCGGTTGGGCGAAACTTCTGGCCTCGACTGACGTCGCCAAGCTTCATCGATACCGTGACATGCGATGGCTTGGGAACGTTGGTCGTGGTTGGCATGCGGTCGACCATTTCGGTGTTTCCGCCGACGCGTTTTTTCTGCACGTCGTTTTCATCTTCAGGTGGTCCGAGCTGGCCCTCCGCTCGATCGATATGCGCCCTCTCAACTCCGTTGAGCACGTCGAGCAGGCTTCTGCGTCGGAGAGAAGATCGGTAACAAGGTATCCCTGCGCTGAGGGCCCTTGTTTGATAGACGCGAGCGCTGCAGATCCTAGGGGTAATCCTAGGGGAAGCGCTATGACGATTTCGCGGGCAGAGGTGATCACATCAATTGAGCGGCGGCGGCGGTGGTCGCAGGATGAGAAAGAGCGTCTAGTTGCAGCATCGCTGGAGCCCGGAACGACTGTTTCCGAGGTAGCTCGCATGGCCGGCCTTCATGTGAGCCAGCTGTTCCGATGGCGGAAGGAGTTATGCCATCACGGTGATACGAGTATAGCGCGGTTAGTGCCGGTCGAGATTGGGCCGTCAGTGCCGCCGCGGGATGTGGCCGAAGCGCCAATGACGACGGCGCCAGCGCATCGACGGAGTAGCCAGGGCATAATCGAGATTGATCTTGGTAGCGGACACCGCATCCGGGTCGACGGCGATGTTGATGGAGACGCGCTGCGTCGAGTTCTGGATGCTCTGGTGCGACGATGA
- a CDS encoding site-specific integrase encodes MLKSNEDLIAELKAVLAGQRYHPRTISNYCGCARRFLDYLERREIQVENVTEALVSTYISHASGMLRKRHGRSGPHQHPIPRAGIHALVRLAQGQWPPPPKAACAAEAVRFAICDEYEVWLHEARGLAPASIKALIWEARHFLTWQFRRNGDNSLTSLGVDDIDRYMDMRAPKLTRKSLSAVVNRLRALLRHLHRVGGTAIDLSPQVIGPRIYAYEGVPSILERDQVAAVLKTVRKDKTPRGLRDHAILQLLATYGLRSSEICNLRLDDINWRAESIRIRHTKTKACSFLPLMEPVGEAVLAYLRAGRPAIDVREIFIRARAPYRKLKMLDKMVRRRLRQAGVKLPGKSGAHVFRHARAVEMLRASVPQKVIGDLLGHRSAESTVPYLKLATEDLRAIALDVPEAGVLS; translated from the coding sequence GTGCTGAAATCCAATGAAGACCTGATCGCGGAGCTCAAGGCCGTACTGGCCGGCCAGCGCTATCACCCGAGGACGATCAGTAACTACTGCGGGTGCGCGCGCAGATTCCTCGATTATCTCGAACGGCGAGAAATCCAGGTTGAGAACGTGACCGAGGCGCTGGTGTCGACATACATAAGCCATGCGAGTGGGATGTTGCGCAAACGCCATGGTCGATCAGGGCCACACCAGCACCCGATCCCGCGCGCCGGAATCCATGCGCTGGTGCGGCTTGCGCAGGGCCAGTGGCCGCCCCCTCCGAAAGCAGCCTGCGCCGCCGAGGCGGTGCGATTTGCGATCTGCGACGAATACGAGGTCTGGCTTCATGAGGCGCGAGGCCTCGCCCCCGCCAGTATCAAAGCATTGATCTGGGAGGCCCGGCACTTCCTGACCTGGCAGTTCAGGCGGAACGGCGACAATAGCCTGACGAGCCTGGGGGTCGACGACATCGACCGCTATATGGATATGCGCGCACCGAAGTTGACGCGCAAATCGTTGAGCGCCGTCGTAAACCGCTTACGCGCTTTGTTGCGGCATCTGCACCGGGTCGGCGGTACTGCGATCGACCTGTCGCCGCAGGTCATCGGTCCGCGGATCTACGCCTATGAGGGGGTGCCCTCGATTCTGGAGCGAGATCAGGTTGCCGCTGTCCTGAAGACTGTGAGAAAGGACAAGACCCCGAGGGGGTTGAGGGACCATGCGATCCTGCAACTGCTCGCGACCTATGGCCTGAGGTCGAGCGAAATCTGCAACCTGCGGCTTGATGACATCAACTGGCGGGCGGAATCGATCCGCATCCGGCACACCAAGACCAAGGCCTGTTCCTTCCTGCCCCTGATGGAGCCGGTCGGCGAAGCAGTGCTTGCTTATTTACGTGCGGGGCGGCCGGCGATCGACGTCCGGGAAATCTTCATCCGCGCGCGTGCACCCTATCGCAAGCTCAAGATGTTGGACAAGATGGTACGGCGCCGACTGCGCCAGGCCGGTGTCAAGCTGCCGGGCAAGAGCGGTGCCCATGTCTTCCGACATGCACGCGCGGTCGAAATGTTGCGCGCATCGGTCCCGCAGAAGGTCATCGGTGATCTGCTCGGGCACCGGTCGGCGGAGTCCACGGTGCCCTATCTCAAGCTTGCCACCGAGGACCTCAGGGCCATCGCACTCGACGTGCCGGAAGCGGGGGTGCTGTCATGA